The following DNA comes from Deltaproteobacteria bacterium.
ATTTAGAGCCGGTCCCTCGGGGGTGTCGCACCGCGCACGATATCATGATTTCCTCTGCGCCCCGCGCCCCCATACTGTTCAAATAGAAACGGACTTGCGGGGGCACCTCGCCGGGTGGCGCGGACAACTCGTTGTCCGTGCTGTGCAGCAGCAAGAGGCCCTACCCTGCGGATCAAATCACACAACTTGATGGGGTGACATGGGCAGGTCTCGTTTCTCCCTGGCCCCTACGGGATGCTCATCGCTCACCATACTGCTACCTTCCCTTGATCATCCTTGCCCGAAACCCCGAAAGAACACCATCCCCCCAGACCTCCTCTTCGCATTCCCCGTTCCGTTCACTTAGAAACAATGACGACTTCCCGCTTACCCAATCAAAAGTATATGACGATTTTACGCTATTAGTATGACCAATAGACGTTATTGCGCAATTAGATCAGGTATGATAGTATTTATCTCAACGAAATAGGCTTTGACACGATTTTAATCCAGATAAAGCCAAATCCCGAGCGATCAAGAGACGGAAAACCACGGGTCTCATCGAGACAGCCGGGTTGCCTGGAAAAGGGGGAAGGCGGTTTTTTTGTTGGTGGGATGTCATGCCTGAGGGGGTGTGGCGCCTAAGATATCTTGTTTGAGGACGGATCCGAGGCTGCCAAGGCATCATCCTCCCTTTAGGCCTTGGGATCTTTAAAAACCCTGCAGCCAGTGCCAACAATGAATGTCTGTCTAAATTGCGACGGATTTCACAAAGAACGAGCCTTCAATGGATATTGAATTCCACTATTACATATCGTTTATGTTGGCTCAAAGGGCCGGCTTTAATGACGCTGACGCCGAAATTATGGCGTATTCCAATCAGTACGTGGATGACAACACAAGACACTACTATGTGAACTATAAAGATGGAGGTCACTATATCTCCGAGGTTTCACAGACCATGGACATAAGCAAACCATCTCAAAAGCGGCAGACCATCTACCCGCTCTTTCATTTCATACCTGCTTTTCCCGACGAAGTACCGGAAGAACGCGTCATGGAACCGTATGCTCATTCCTTTAACACCGCGCCTAACAGTCGAAACGCACAAAAACTTCTACGTTTGGCCATGGCTTCAGAAAACCCCTATCTCATGGGCGTTGCAACGCACGCGTATGCCGACACATGGTCCCACCAGAGTTTTGTTGGTCTGAAACATCCGTTTAACAGGAAACCCGGCGTTTCCGGATCGATTATACCCAATATCTGTCATGCTGATTTTCTTCACGATCCGGATACGGTGGGGCTGCAATGGGCGGATCCCCGGCTTCGCCATTCGCGGATTGACAATAATGAGCGATTTATGGAGGCGGCGGAGTGCATCTTCAAAGCGTATGGCGAACACAACAAGATGCCCGAAGACAGATTGGACGATGAGTGGAAGACATTGAAACAATTGCTGTCCGCCGCTACGAAACGTGAAACGTTTGAGGATGAACCACCGTCACCCTATCCGACGGGAGTTGAACCGGCTCAAGGCCGCAAGAACGCTTACCTCGATATCTGTCCCGGCATTCCGAACTATGACAAGAAGAGATGGTGGGCTGAAGCCATACATGAGTTGGAATATGAAGATGATATTTTTGACCGCTTTTGGGCCAAGGAAGACTTTGCATCTTCCCACTGGTTCAAGTTTCAGGAAGCGGTTAAGCAGCATCGCGGGAATGCCTTGAACATGTTCGCCGACCTATATAGAACGCTGAACCTTCCCACAAATTGGACGGCATAATACAAAATGGTACGGCGGAGCAGTGATCGAATACTCTTTCCAACATCTCAGAGAGCACCCCAGGAAGATTGGGGGCGATAACCGCGGCCGCTAGAGAAATCCGCGAACCAGCGTTAGGGCGAGTGTAATCGATTTCTGCAAATAGGGGGGAAGATCCGTGGAAGAGGAGGTCAAAGGGAACGAGTCGGTTACGGATGAAGACGCGAGCCGTGAGGTCCGGATCGCACTGGTTCTTTACGGTGGAGTATCACTGGCTGTGTATGAAAACGGGGTCACACGAGCCTTCTTCGACCTGGTGAAAGGAAGAGGGATCTTCAAGCTGATACTCAAGCTCCTCGATGCCAGAGCCGTTGTGGATGTCATAGCCGGGAGTTCTGCAGGCGGAATCAACGGCTTGTTGCTGGCCGCTGCACTTGAGGCCGGGAGCGAATTTGGTAAAACAGCCAAATTGTGGCGGGAACATGGAGATCTGGGCGTACTGATGAGGCCGGTCTCCAAAGCCCAAAACGCCGAGTCGCTTCTCGATGGGGAACACTATTATCAGGAGCGGCTTGAAGAAGCGTTCAAAGAACTCCTGGAAGACGGACAAGCATCGGAGGTAAGCAGCGGGGAGATGGACGTTTTCATCACGGGTACGGACTTGGCGGGACACATCAATACGTGGTGGGATACGCTGGGTCAAGAGATCGAAGATAAGAGCCATCGCGTGGTGTTTCAGCTCAAGTACCGCCCGGGAAGGAGACGTATCGGCCTGAATCCTGAAGAAGGGGCAGACCTGAAAGCAGACGGCGCGCCTTGCTCCAAGAAAGACAAAAGACTGATGGAGAAACAGGCTACCATACTCGCCTCTATTGCGCGAATAACCTCGACCTTTCCTGTCGCCTTTCCTCCATTCCGTCTAGATCAAATCCAGGCGGATCACAGGGAGGAGGTCCAAAAGGCTCTCGAATGGTGTGGCGGGCTCAAAGACCTCCGGAATCTTCAGCACGTCTATGTGGACGGCGGCGTTTTGAACAATAAACCCTTCGGGCCGGTGGTTCGGGCCATATTCTACAGGGTGCCGTACGGCATTGTGGATCGGAGGCTTTTCTATGTCGAGCCGGACCCGGAGCACTTTACTCAGCTCACAAAGCAAGAAGAGGGGAAACTGGGCAACCCGGTCGGCACGGCGCTGGCATCCCTCACCACTATTCCCTCTCATCAGAGTATCTTCGAAGACCTTGATCGATTGCGAGAACACAACGCGCGCATAGGCTGGCTGAAAGGACTTAAAGCGAAGATCGCGGGCCGGCTTGGGAAATCCCAAGATCTGATTGAGGCGCCAGTACAGGAACAGGCTTATTGGGAAACGCGCATCGAAAGCATTGTGCGTTCGCTGCTTCTCGAAATAGACGCCGTGCCCTCCGCTGGCGATCACATAGCGCCGTCAGCGCGGGATCTCTGCGAAGACTTTAGAAATCAACTTATCAGTATCAGAGGAACTCCCCGGGGGGAGGAACAGATTGCAGGCTGCGACATCGACTTCCACCTTCGGCGCGCGTTTCATTTCCTTTACAAAATGTATGACGCCTTTCAAAAAGGGGGTGGAGACCCGGAGAAGACCAAGATAGCTCTGAAGGCGACAAGTCGTATCGTAAAGCTTCTCAAACTTGGTCGTGATCTGCTCTTTAGTCTCCGCGACAACATCTTGCCGGTGCTGGTTCGGTCAGGGAAAGCAGATGCTCTGGATGTTTTGAAACGTTTTCAACGATTCCTTTCTTCGGATAGACCTGCATGGAAGTCTCTGTGCGAGGAACTCTGGAAGGTTCCCCCCTTGTCGGTGCAGGATTTAGGTAATAGGGAAACTGGTCCAATTTCCAGCAGAGCGCTCTCCGAAGCGGCGGAGGCTGCTCGGAGAGAGGACTCAGCCGAAACGAACATGCCGGCCGAGGCAGCGGAGGCAACGTCTACGATACTCCAGGTTATTGAACAGGTACTGAAAAGAGTGGTTTCCGAATGGTGTGGCAGTAACAGCTGTTTTGAACAATTCGAGGCCCTCGACCGGGTCTTTTTCCCTCTTGAGTTCACCTGTGGTATCCATGAATTGGACGAAATCAAATTGGTGCGAATCAGTCCGAGTGACGCAAAAACGGGACTATCGGCCCTTGCTCCGGAAAAGAAAGTAACCGGTGACGATCTCGCTCATTTTGCTGCCTTCTTCCGCCGCGATTGGCGATCCAACGACCTCCTGTGGGGAAGAGTGGACGGGATATGTCAGATAATCTGCTCGCTCCTGGACGACGAAGCTTTCAAAAGGATTTCATCACAAGGCCAAGGGTTAGCCAAACTAATGACTCCAGCATATCTTGATACCATCCTTCAAGACTGCCCCCAAACCGTCCGTCAGCAACTGGATGATGCATGGACATCTTTTCTGACAGAGCTGAACAAAGGCACTGAAACGTCACAGAAAGCTGCATTTAAACAGTTTGGAGAGAAGCTGATTTTGTGCGGACAGCACGAGGCGGTGAATCAGGACCTGAAGGGTTTGTACGAAGACATATACTTTCAAGAGATAAGTTGGGGCACGTGCGGAGCGGACGGCACGCTGGCCGAGGCTGCGAATCCGGTACTCGTGTCGGACAAGGCGAAAAAACTTGCTGCAGAGTCCATGAAAGAAAAGCGGAAGGCGGATCGAGGTGAGTGTTTGAGGGATATGGCCATGGGCTCCCAAACTGTTTTTGGGGAAAACGGTCAGGTACCTATGAAGATTCTCGGTCAGTACATCACTCAGGCGTATGTTGTTCTCTGGGGGATGCTAGAGGGTGCTTTGGGAGGGCCGAGGAATAGATGGAATTTCTTTAGTCATAAGAAGGTCAAACTGGTTCTTCGCTTTCCCGTGCTCCTCATGCATCGCTTGATACGAATGATGAGGAAGGAGAGAAGGATAACCCTATCGCTTCTTGGCGCGTTAACGCTGGTTTTATTTTCTTCAGGTATCACAGGATTTATACTTAATCGTTGGCTTAACCAGTGGTGGTTCCTCCTGCTGCTTGGCCTTTCATTTGTGCCCGTCGTCCTTGGTTATTGGTTTTATCGTCACGGAGAGGCCAAATAAGGGAGGATGTTCGAAATGGGAAAGTGGTCTTCATATTGAG
Coding sequences within:
- a CDS encoding patatin-like protein; amino-acid sequence: MEEEVKGNESVTDEDASREVRIALVLYGGVSLAVYENGVTRAFFDLVKGRGIFKLILKLLDARAVVDVIAGSSAGGINGLLLAAALEAGSEFGKTAKLWREHGDLGVLMRPVSKAQNAESLLDGEHYYQERLEEAFKELLEDGQASEVSSGEMDVFITGTDLAGHINTWWDTLGQEIEDKSHRVVFQLKYRPGRRRIGLNPEEGADLKADGAPCSKKDKRLMEKQATILASIARITSTFPVAFPPFRLDQIQADHREEVQKALEWCGGLKDLRNLQHVYVDGGVLNNKPFGPVVRAIFYRVPYGIVDRRLFYVEPDPEHFTQLTKQEEGKLGNPVGTALASLTTIPSHQSIFEDLDRLREHNARIGWLKGLKAKIAGRLGKSQDLIEAPVQEQAYWETRIESIVRSLLLEIDAVPSAGDHIAPSARDLCEDFRNQLISIRGTPRGEEQIAGCDIDFHLRRAFHFLYKMYDAFQKGGGDPEKTKIALKATSRIVKLLKLGRDLLFSLRDNILPVLVRSGKADALDVLKRFQRFLSSDRPAWKSLCEELWKVPPLSVQDLGNRETGPISSRALSEAAEAARREDSAETNMPAEAAEATSTILQVIEQVLKRVVSEWCGSNSCFEQFEALDRVFFPLEFTCGIHELDEIKLVRISPSDAKTGLSALAPEKKVTGDDLAHFAAFFRRDWRSNDLLWGRVDGICQIICSLLDDEAFKRISSQGQGLAKLMTPAYLDTILQDCPQTVRQQLDDAWTSFLTELNKGTETSQKAAFKQFGEKLILCGQHEAVNQDLKGLYEDIYFQEISWGTCGADGTLAEAANPVLVSDKAKKLAAESMKEKRKADRGECLRDMAMGSQTVFGENGQVPMKILGQYITQAYVVLWGMLEGALGGPRNRWNFFSHKKVKLVLRFPVLLMHRLIRMMRKERRITLSLLGALTLVLFSSGITGFILNRWLNQWWFLLLLGLSFVPVVLGYWFYRHGEAK